The genomic segment CTGCTGGTTTGGAAAGGCAAAACATAAATGAAAAAACCTTCATACCTTTGTAACAAAGAAAGATTCTTCCGGATGTTTGGTTTCATCTGGACGGTCTGTTACCCCATCTCCCATGtcgttcttctccctctccttggcCTGAAAAGAGCTtgggtccttggggaagccctgcctctccctctcttgtggAGAGTAATGGCTTTGCTCTGTTAACCATGGCCTTTTTGCCATTCTTCCTTCACTTCTAATCTACACAACCGAAAACATCAAAGATACATTTAGGTTAACCTTTACTTTTACAATCTCTTTCTATTCTTTAAATTACTGAAAACATTTTTCAACCAAAAATGTAGCTGAATATTGTTTATATCAGAATTTTAGGCCTGAATACCGGGACAATATTTTAAGTACTTTCGAGACAAGACAATGTCCCGGTGGGAGGATAATAAATAAtcagtaacagtaacagtaGTAGGCACATTTCTCTCAATGACTCAGAGCACCAACCTTGTGTTTAAACCTGTCAGGCAGCATCACAGAGGGGTTTCTGACCTCCGCTCGGTCGGAGCGCTTCACTCTGACCCCCCGTCTCACGCTCAGCAGGTACGTCAGCAGAGGGGGGTCGCCTGGGATAAGGTCACAAAAGGAAATGTATGTCTGCGTGCCAACCACACAACACTAACATAACTTCAAGTAAAACAGAAAGACCTTAATTTGCTTATATTAGCCATTTTGCAGATGCTATCAGTTCAGTATCCCATTTTAAAGTACTTTCTCATTTCATAACGAGAGTAGGTCAGTTCAACAGAGAGCGTTTTCTAGAAGGATGTTCTAGAAGCGTACCAGTTCTCTGTGTGGTGAGAGGGTTGTTGTGGATGACTAGCTCGGTAAGGCTTGGAAACAGAGCAGCAGACAGAAGAGCTTCTTCCTCTGCAATCTAGTGACAAGGAACACACTCTGAAGACCTCACTTACGAACATTGTGCGTAACAACTTCTTAGGTGGACCTTGTAGTGGGAACAGGGTTTTCTGAACCTACCTTGTTGTGAGCCAAGCTGAGGAACTGGagttgtggtagtggtagaCTGGACTCCACTGCACCAACGCTAGGCTAAGACACATTTTGATTGACTAAATATATATTCCAGTCATTCAAAGATGACCATCAATTAAGAAACGTATATATACCTGTAATATTCCCCAGAAATGACCTTGATTTGACCCAGTGTGGGCTGGTTTtgaaaaacaaaatcagaaaagtCTGTGATTCAGGTTCATAATACAACTACACAAAATTAAATTCAGGCACggatttaaaaacaaaatttaGTTGTTATTAATGGGATTTAGAATTTAATGAGATGACAAGGTCTTCAGCTTGCTGTTGAACTGACCTCCATCTCCATCGGGCAGCATGAAAGGTACCTCAGAGATGTTGTTACTCTGGAGGTTTAAATGCTGCAGTCTGGATATGTACACAGACAACACAGCAGTTTTAATTATAGTAAAGCAAAGCTTTTGCTACCATTAACAGAGGAGACGACCATGAACGCGCCTGACCGTGTGAGGCTGGAGAGGCTGTGGAAGACGTTGGACGTCAGCTGGTTGTCGTCCAGCGACAGCACCTCCAGCGAGCCAAACAGGGGCTTCTCTTCGCTGCTGGAACCACTGGCCGAAAACGTCAGAAAAGCAACCGATTTATATTCTAAAAATAATTGTTCGAATACTAAGTTATTTAATGATATTtagaaaatatgaaataaattgaaataaaattacatatatattttttaattattaaaaaattaaaatacagtACAATAATACCATATTTctatattttacataattaatttagttcatttaATTGTCATACTGTATCTGCAGGATAAGCTGTGGACGTATGCTTTCGAACCCCATACCCCTGGCTGGGAGTCAGACACCGTAGCCTAACCACTACACAATCCTGACGCACACACTTAGCAGCCAGCTATATCCCAAAGTACAACGTTATAGCTCTGATGTAACGCTATCATATCAGTCAGTCGACAggcattgtgcgtgtgtgttgggaaTCTTCTCAGGCTTCTTCTGACAACTCAGACACGTAGGCCCCAACAGCCATGGGAGGGATGTGCACCCGGCACCCTCTGGCATTTTCACAATATCCATTCGGCTTTCCTAATTCCAACACGTACCGTTGTAATCTTCCACTTTCTCGCTTACTTACTTTTTATccttattttttcttctctttattGTGAAATCTCAAAAGGGACTTTGACTGTTTTATGATTCAAAATTCCCCGGCGAACTGAGTTAATGCAACCTTGCATACAAAAAATTATAACTGCAAACATATTGCACGTTCACAGTCTGGGCTCGTAGAAGCCCTTTGGTTTTATAAGAGAAAGAGTCATAAAGCGAGAGGCGTTTATTTCAGATATTAGTACACCCCCCTGTGGTTGATTTGAGAACAGCTTGACATTTGGTTCTGGGGTCATCGATACATTTCGCgtcactagccgcgtttacatggacacatctgttaCATTAGACATGGAAGAGCTTCTGAACATATGGTTTCTTTCCTCACAACTACTTACCTTGATCAGTAGACCGGGATACACAATCAAACAGACTTAATGTTCATTTAACGAGGCTCACTAGGGTAAACTCTAGTGATGGATTTCATGATTCTTTTCCTTGAATCAATTTGCgtcggtcagttcgccaagTAGAATCATTcagaatcgtttgttcgttcagtcgcgtttccggtagcggtgaatgtATCATGGAATGCACGATTCTCAGCTCTCAccttctcattctcaaacgtgCGGTGCAAGTCAGTCATCAGTCAATTCATCAtaacaactttaaccaaacgccGCGGGATAGGTGGGGTAGTAGctgattattggatgtttaacatatcagcaaggtaatagacttgatttagcaatggTCGAGTTTAAAAGTAAATTATGTACATCTGTGTTTATTCTGggcatattttatttttctttggttaACAGTAACTTAACACTATTGCTAAGATGGCCAGCCCCCCTAAAAAATCGATGAAGATCCACCAAGGTGGGGGTCCCGGGTCGCGTGCGGCAGAACGAACCATGAAAGAATGAGAAACTTTCAAAATATTTTGgtaatctggcatgacacagaaaatacaaagacagcatgcattaccatttcactgatatttaatcgtattatcgtacgctcgctcactaagcctcttccctctccactactcacagtcagtgaacgaacagcgagtcagcgactCAGCGAGTCTGGGAGGGGTCGAGTCTGAGAACCAACGACAaacgagagagaaaaataaatcagGTCGGTTTCGTTCTTGTTCAATATTCGTTCATTCTAACTGATTCAGTCACAAACGACCCATCGCTAGAAAaccctcctacctcctcctgTACCCATGTGGAAGATCATGTACAGGTTCAACCTTTCCTTATGAGAACAGACCAACAGCTCCAGAGGAGGTCATTCTCTCACACTGACTGCATGTTGACCTACCTGAGGGTCGGGGAAGGGTTTGAACCGGCCATATTGGCAGGAAGTTGGTGCAGTCTGTTTCCTGTCAGACACAGGACTTTCAGTCCTGCCAGACGCCCGATGCAAACAATGTCAGCCTCGGACACGTTGTTGAAGGACAAGTCTAAGACCTGGAAGATACCACAGAATGTAACTTTCAA from the Gadus macrocephalus chromosome 7, ASM3116895v1 genome contains:
- the xrra1 gene encoding X-ray radiation resistance-associated protein 1 isoform X1 gives rise to the protein MSTLYKTGDGECHLSNCFPVPGFFRHRQDGAGHWFVAHREQMEQRNRNIRRTKNNRPDHSTGSDFATPAAGNTLDGSLLIRLHGVENPSDLCSIDISEQRLTSVKNEDFKEFDSIVYINASDNSLSIESFRSFGLLRELDLSLNGCCDMSFHPEDFPHLEVLDLSFNNVSEADIVCIGRLAGLKVLCLTGNRLHQLPANMAGSNPSPTLSGSSSEEKPLFGSLEVLSLDDNQLTSNVFHSLSSLTRLQHLNLQSNNISEVPFMLPDGDGAHTGSNQGHFWGILQPSVGAVESSLPLPQLQFLSLAHNKIAEEEALLSAALFPSLTELVIHNNPLTTQRTGDPPLLTYLLSVRRGVRVKRSDRAEVRNPSVMLPDRFKHKIRSEGRMAKRPWLTEQSHYSPQERERQGFPKDPSSFQAKEREKNDMGDGVTDRPDETKHPEESFFVTKEVKMQGEMAEGNNRNNTVRNLL
- the xrra1 gene encoding X-ray radiation resistance-associated protein 1 isoform X2 translates to MPAKDLPQSAGHWFVAHREQMEQRNRNIRRTKNNRPDHSTGSDFATPAAGNTLDGSLLIRLHGVENPSDLCSIDISEQRLTSVKNEDFKEFDSIVYINASDNSLSIESFRSFGLLRELDLSLNGCCDMSFHPEDFPHLEVLDLSFNNVSEADIVCIGRLAGLKVLCLTGNRLHQLPANMAGSNPSPTLSGSSSEEKPLFGSLEVLSLDDNQLTSNVFHSLSSLTRLQHLNLQSNNISEVPFMLPDGDGAHTGSNQGHFWGILQPSVGAVESSLPLPQLQFLSLAHNKIAEEEALLSAALFPSLTELVIHNNPLTTQRTGDPPLLTYLLSVRRGVRVKRSDRAEVRNPSVMLPDRFKHKIRSEGRMAKRPWLTEQSHYSPQERERQGFPKDPSSFQAKEREKNDMGDGVTDRPDETKHPEESFFVTKEVKMQGEMAEGNNRNNTVRNLL